The following coding sequences lie in one Lysobacter capsici genomic window:
- the rpmB gene encoding 50S ribosomal protein L28, producing the protein MSRVCQVTGKRTTTGNNVSHAMNKTRRRFMPNLHERRFWVASENRWVKLRVSANALRTIDKNGIDSVLAELRARGEKI; encoded by the coding sequence ATGTCCCGCGTATGCCAAGTAACGGGCAAGCGAACGACGACCGGCAACAACGTCTCGCATGCCATGAACAAGACCCGCCGCCGTTTCATGCCCAACCTGCACGAGCGCCGCTTCTGGGTCGCCAGTGAGAACCGTTGGGTGAAGCTGCGTGTTTCCGCCAATGCCCTGCGCACCATCGACAAGAACGGTATCGATTCCGTCCTCGCCGAACTCCGCGCACGCGGCGAAAAGATCTGA
- a CDS encoding ParA family protein, translated as MARIIAVANQKGGVGKTTTAVNLAAALARTPKKVLLVDLDPQGNATMGSGIDKRQLDNSVCDVLLGEADAAATIVRTQEEFDLLPGNIDLTAAEISLMNQDGREQRLKRALAPLRASYDYILIDCPPALSLLTLNALTAADSIIVPMQCEYYALEGLSALVDTIEALKANLNPSLEIEGVLRTMFDVRNNLANAVSADLTTHFGDRVFRTIVPRNVRLAEAPSFGQSIVGYDKASRGGIAYMGLAGEVLRRQRERDQAAKAGARPASAETAA; from the coding sequence ATGGCCCGCATCATCGCCGTCGCCAACCAGAAGGGCGGGGTCGGCAAGACCACCACCGCGGTCAATCTGGCCGCCGCGCTCGCACGTACGCCCAAGAAAGTGCTGCTCGTCGACCTGGACCCGCAAGGCAACGCGACCATGGGCAGCGGCATCGACAAGCGCCAGCTGGACAATTCGGTGTGCGACGTTCTACTCGGCGAAGCCGACGCGGCCGCCACGATCGTGCGCACGCAGGAGGAGTTCGACCTGCTGCCCGGCAACATCGACCTGACCGCGGCCGAGATCAGCCTGATGAACCAGGACGGGCGCGAGCAGCGGCTCAAGCGCGCGCTGGCGCCGCTGCGCGCCAGCTACGACTACATCCTGATCGACTGCCCGCCGGCGCTGTCGCTGCTGACCTTGAACGCGCTGACCGCGGCCGACTCGATCATCGTGCCGATGCAGTGCGAGTACTACGCCCTGGAAGGCCTGAGCGCGCTGGTCGACACGATCGAGGCGCTCAAGGCCAACCTGAATCCTTCACTGGAAATCGAAGGCGTGTTGCGCACCATGTTCGACGTGCGCAACAACCTCGCCAATGCCGTGTCGGCCGACCTGACCACCCACTTCGGCGACCGCGTGTTCCGCACCATCGTGCCGCGCAACGTGCGCCTGGCCGAGGCGCCGAGCTTCGGCCAGAGCATCGTCGGCTACGACAAGGCCAGCCGCGGCGGCATCGCCTACATGGGCCTGGCCGGCGAAGTGCTGCGCCGCCAGCGCGAACGCGACCAGGCCGCCAAGGCCGGCGCGCGCCCCGCCAGCGCGGAGACCGCGGCATGA
- a CDS encoding DUF2167 domain-containing protein, with translation MRKRLLSVLTALALVGTLAPAAAQDTGAQALANLAWQVGPTNGKIADKASIRVPEGYAFLDAASTRKLNEILHNPPTGTDEYTLAPKDMNWFSFFHYSDIGYVKDEESLDADAILDSIREGTEEGNEERRKRGWETMKIEGWSFKPQYDKSTHNLEWAVLASSEGSTEKFANYNTRLLGRHGVTEVILVADQTDLDGAIGQFKQLVPGYTFNDGEKYSEFKPGDHVAEFGLAALITGGAAAVASKKGVFAAIGLFLVKAWKLVLVGFVAIGTAIGKLFGRNKDKPKDDAQE, from the coding sequence ATGCGGAAGCGCCTGCTTTCCGTCCTGACCGCGCTCGCGCTGGTCGGCACCCTCGCGCCCGCCGCCGCCCAGGACACCGGCGCGCAGGCGCTGGCCAATCTGGCCTGGCAGGTCGGACCGACCAACGGCAAGATCGCCGACAAGGCCAGCATCCGCGTGCCCGAGGGCTACGCGTTCCTGGATGCCGCGAGCACCCGCAAGCTCAACGAAATCCTGCACAACCCGCCCACCGGCACCGACGAGTACACCCTCGCGCCGAAGGACATGAACTGGTTTTCGTTCTTCCACTACAGCGACATCGGCTACGTGAAGGACGAAGAGTCGCTCGACGCCGACGCGATCCTCGACTCGATCCGCGAAGGCACCGAGGAAGGCAACGAGGAACGCCGCAAGCGCGGCTGGGAAACCATGAAGATCGAGGGCTGGAGCTTCAAGCCCCAGTACGACAAGTCCACCCATAACCTCGAATGGGCGGTGCTCGCCTCCAGCGAAGGTTCGACCGAGAAGTTCGCCAACTACAACACCCGCCTGCTCGGCCGCCACGGCGTCACCGAGGTGATCCTGGTCGCCGACCAGACCGACCTGGACGGCGCGATCGGCCAGTTCAAGCAATTGGTGCCGGGCTATACCTTCAACGACGGCGAGAAGTACAGCGAGTTCAAGCCCGGCGATCACGTCGCCGAGTTCGGCCTGGCCGCGCTGATCACCGGCGGCGCGGCCGCGGTGGCGAGCAAGAAGGGCGTGTTCGCCGCGATCGGCCTGTTCCTGGTCAAGGCGTGGAAGCTGGTGCTGGTCGGCTTCGTCGCGATCGGCACCGCGATCGGCAAGCTGTTCGGCCGCAACAAGGACAAGCCGAAAGACGACGCACAGGAATGA
- a CDS encoding glycosyltransferase family 2 protein: MTQSPQLSVVVPVFNEQDNVAPLVQEIVTALRGVTDFEIVYVDDHSRDGTLAALEALKAGVPELRVLHHVTQSGQSTAVRNGVRAARGAWIATLDGDGQNDPADIPKLLAKRAESAGDVRLFAGWRVNRQDSGSKRWASKWANAIRSRMLRDDTPDTGCGIKLFERAAFLELPYFDHMHRYLPALMQRAGWKTLSVPVNHRQRSTGVSKYNNLNRALVGISDLRGVAWLIRRGKLTQIVER; this comes from the coding sequence ATGACCCAATCCCCCCAACTCTCCGTCGTCGTCCCCGTGTTCAACGAACAGGACAACGTCGCGCCCCTGGTCCAGGAAATCGTCACCGCGCTGCGCGGGGTGACCGATTTCGAAATCGTCTATGTCGACGACCATTCGCGCGACGGCACCCTGGCGGCACTCGAAGCGCTCAAGGCCGGCGTGCCCGAGCTGCGCGTGCTGCACCACGTGACCCAGAGCGGCCAGAGCACCGCGGTGCGCAACGGGGTCAGGGCCGCGCGCGGCGCCTGGATCGCGACCCTCGACGGCGACGGCCAGAACGACCCGGCCGACATCCCCAAGCTGCTGGCCAAGCGCGCCGAATCGGCCGGCGACGTGCGCCTGTTCGCCGGCTGGCGGGTCAACCGCCAGGACTCGGGCAGCAAGCGCTGGGCGTCGAAGTGGGCCAACGCGATCCGCAGCCGCATGCTGCGCGACGACACCCCCGACACCGGCTGCGGCATCAAGCTGTTCGAGCGCGCCGCGTTCCTGGAACTGCCCTACTTCGACCACATGCACCGCTACCTGCCGGCGCTGATGCAGCGCGCCGGCTGGAAGACCCTGAGCGTGCCGGTCAATCACCGCCAGCGCAGCACCGGCGTGTCCAAGTACAACAACCTCAACCGCGCCCTGGTGGGCATCAGCGACCTGCGCGGGGTGGCCTGGCTGATCCGCCGCGGCAAGCTGACCCAGATCGTCGAACGCTGA
- a CDS encoding NAD-dependent epimerase/dehydratase family protein produces MTLLVTGAAGFIGANVCRALRAQGRDVVGLDNYNDYYDPRLKRDRVQALCAEVDIRALDLGDRDGLSALFDEFAFDRVVHLAAQAGVRYSLTNPHAYVDSNLVGFVNLLELCRHRGVQHLAYASSSSVYGDSARPPFSEDQRIDQPRSLYAATKAANELMAHTYAHLYGLRSTGLRFFTVYGPWGRPDMAPLLFSRAVLAGRPIEVFNHGKMRRDFTYIDDIVAGVIGALDHPPEQDPPHRVFNLGNHTPVELERFIQVIADAAGRPAEKVYKPMQPGDMIETMADTSRAQAAFGFEPATAIEQGLPRVVEWCRDYFGDDA; encoded by the coding sequence ATGACCCTCCTAGTCACCGGCGCGGCCGGCTTCATCGGCGCGAACGTCTGCCGCGCGCTGCGCGCGCAGGGTCGCGACGTCGTCGGCCTCGACAACTACAACGACTACTACGACCCCCGACTCAAGCGCGATCGCGTGCAGGCGCTGTGCGCCGAGGTGGACATCCGCGCGCTCGACCTGGGCGACCGCGACGGCCTGAGCGCGCTGTTCGACGAATTCGCCTTCGACCGGGTGGTCCACCTGGCCGCGCAGGCCGGCGTGCGCTATTCGCTGACCAACCCGCATGCCTATGTCGACAGCAACCTGGTCGGCTTCGTCAACCTGCTCGAGCTGTGCCGCCATCGCGGCGTGCAGCACCTGGCCTATGCCAGTTCCTCGTCGGTGTACGGCGATTCGGCCAGGCCGCCGTTCTCGGAAGACCAGCGCATCGACCAGCCGCGCTCGCTGTACGCGGCGACCAAGGCCGCCAACGAGCTGATGGCGCACACCTACGCGCATCTGTACGGCCTGCGCTCGACCGGTCTGCGTTTCTTCACCGTCTACGGCCCCTGGGGCCGGCCGGACATGGCGCCGCTGCTGTTCTCGCGCGCGGTGCTCGCCGGCCGCCCGATCGAGGTGTTCAACCACGGCAAGATGCGCCGCGACTTCACCTACATCGACGACATCGTCGCCGGGGTGATCGGCGCGCTCGATCACCCGCCCGAACAGGACCCGCCGCACCGGGTGTTCAACCTGGGCAACCACACCCCGGTCGAACTGGAGCGCTTCATCCAGGTCATCGCCGATGCCGCCGGCCGCCCGGCCGAAAAGGTCTACAAGCCGATGCAGCCCGGCGACATGATCGAGACCATGGCCGACACCTCGCGCGCGCAGGCCGCGTTCGGGTTCGAGCCGGCGACCGCGATCGAGCAGGGCCTGCCGCGCGTGGTCGAGTGGTGCCGCGACTATTTCGGCGACGATGCCTGA
- a CDS encoding ParB/RepB/Spo0J family partition protein, which yields MSNPAKKRGLGRGLEALLGPKAAAEAPALVEAQPGDLLRNLPVDSLSAGKYQPRKHWDEAKLAELAESIKAQGVIQPIVVREIGERGGKTYEIIAGERRWRASRLAGLSTIPVVIREVDDRTVVAMALIENIQREDLNPLEEAQALSRLIDEFDLTHAQAAEAVGRSRAAVSNLLRLLELPAEIRVLVETRALEMGHARALLTLAPQAAIAVARQAAEAGWSVREVEHRVQQLAAGKIPVAGKPKPAKAKPQADIATLERELSESLNTKVNVLHGRAGKGRLVIHYSDLDSLEGVLEKLRGKVVD from the coding sequence ATGAGCAATCCCGCCAAGAAGCGCGGCCTGGGCCGCGGCCTGGAAGCCCTGCTTGGCCCGAAGGCCGCCGCCGAGGCGCCGGCCCTGGTCGAGGCCCAGCCCGGCGACCTGCTGCGCAACCTGCCGGTCGATTCGCTGAGCGCGGGCAAGTACCAGCCGCGCAAGCACTGGGACGAAGCCAAGCTCGCCGAGCTGGCCGAATCGATCAAGGCCCAGGGCGTGATCCAGCCCATCGTGGTGCGCGAGATCGGCGAACGCGGCGGCAAGACCTACGAGATCATCGCCGGCGAACGCCGCTGGCGCGCCTCGCGCCTGGCCGGGCTGAGCACGATCCCGGTGGTGATCCGCGAAGTCGACGACCGCACCGTGGTCGCGATGGCGCTGATCGAGAACATCCAGCGCGAAGACCTCAACCCGCTGGAAGAAGCGCAGGCGCTCAGCCGCCTGATCGACGAATTCGACCTCACCCACGCCCAGGCCGCCGAAGCGGTCGGCCGTTCGCGCGCGGCGGTGTCCAACCTGCTGCGCCTGCTGGAACTGCCGGCCGAGATCCGGGTGCTGGTGGAAACCCGCGCGCTGGAAATGGGCCATGCGCGCGCGCTGCTGACCCTGGCGCCGCAGGCCGCGATCGCGGTCGCGCGCCAGGCCGCCGAGGCGGGCTGGTCGGTGCGCGAGGTCGAGCATCGGGTGCAGCAGCTGGCCGCCGGCAAGATCCCGGTCGCCGGCAAGCCCAAGCCGGCCAAGGCCAAGCCGCAGGCCGACATCGCCACGCTCGAGCGCGAGCTGTCCGAATCGCTGAACACCAAGGTCAACGTGCTGCACGGCCGCGCCGGCAAGGGCCGGCTGGTGATCCATTACAGCGACCTGGATTCGCTGGAAGGCGTGCTGGAGAAGCTGCGCGGGAAAGTGGTCGACTGA
- a CDS encoding PAS domain-containing hybrid sensor histidine kinase/response regulator — protein MIPGWILLLVSAGYVGLLFAVAYYGDQRERTPRARWLRTAVYSLALAVYCSSWTFYGAVGTAARTGLGFLPIYLGPLLMLAFGWRILERLVLISGEQRIVSIADFLSSRYGRAPGLAALVATVALTAAVPYVALQFKAVAMSVEVLAGVPSDSGLLADPAFYVAMMLAVFAILFGTRRVDATEHHHGMVLAVALESLVKLVAFVAIGVFALIHLPGLGSYPERVEQAARVVMQPGLPAGFITQTLLAFTAIVCLPRQFHVAVVECQDPNDLRSARWLFGGYLILISLLVVPITLTGQAVLGGSGVSPDTYVLALPLQFDQRALALMVYIGGFSAATGMVIVSSVALSTMVSNDLVMPLLLRTGALHEGAPHQSPGIDRQVLWVRRVTIVLLALMAYTYHRGSLGANGLAQHGLLAFAAVAQFAPALIGGLYWRGASRAGAFTGLFAGTVVWTYTLLLPALARGGWIADHWLATGPLGITWLRPEQLFGLVGWDALTHGTFWSLLVNIGAFLFVSVRQRPRLQDQLLAAPFLDPYVRRPALGPGGWAGSVRGGELLALAERIVGERHARRAFEDYARQQGRDWQPEQPADRALAQFTERLLAAAIGAASARLTLTSALRGSGMELGEVVALLDEANQELRFNRQVLSTTLENISQGVSVVDPAMRLVAWNRRYQELFDYPDGMLYVGRPVSDLIRWNAERGEMGPGPYDDYSLDETRIDEIVRRRLAHLRAGAPHVFERVRANGQVIEMVGRPLIGGGYVTSYSDVTDYKRAEQALREANENLEQRVEQRTQEAESAQQSKTRFLAAVSHDVLQPLNAARLFTTALRESDDVHEQRRLAERVDASLRAAEDLLDGLLDISRLDAGALRPELDDLDAGELLRELAAQYAPSAAGRGLHLRVRVPPMPLSIRSDRRLLRRALQNFLANALRYTREGGVLMAARARPQSRQIELQVWDTGPGIPEHHLEQIFDEFRRFDQPGSGGERGLGLGLSICQRISRTLDHPLRVRSQIGRGSVFSIAVPLGEALRELPPPEAASPTLGDSLAGLRVLCIDNDREILDGMRALLDRWGATALLAATVDDALALLDQSPDVALVDYHLHDRLDGLATIDVLRERIGSALPAALLTGDGSDALKHAAREHGCRVLTKPIKPASLRAFLAAQRSSPRA, from the coding sequence TTGATCCCAGGCTGGATCCTGCTGCTGGTATCGGCCGGTTACGTCGGCCTGCTGTTCGCGGTTGCCTACTACGGCGACCAGCGCGAACGCACGCCGCGCGCGCGCTGGCTGCGCACCGCGGTCTATTCGCTGGCACTCGCGGTGTACTGCTCCTCGTGGACCTTCTACGGCGCGGTCGGCACCGCCGCGCGCACCGGGCTGGGCTTCCTGCCGATCTACCTCGGCCCGCTGCTGATGCTGGCCTTCGGCTGGCGCATCCTCGAACGCCTGGTGCTGATCTCCGGCGAACAGCGCATCGTCTCGATCGCCGACTTCCTGTCCTCACGCTACGGCCGCGCGCCGGGCCTGGCCGCGCTGGTCGCGACGGTCGCGCTGACCGCAGCGGTGCCCTACGTCGCGCTGCAGTTCAAGGCCGTGGCGATGAGCGTGGAGGTGCTGGCCGGGGTGCCGTCCGACAGCGGCCTGCTCGCCGACCCGGCGTTCTACGTGGCGATGATGCTGGCGGTGTTCGCGATCCTGTTCGGCACCCGCCGCGTGGATGCGACCGAGCACCACCACGGCATGGTCCTGGCGGTCGCGCTGGAGTCGCTGGTCAAGCTGGTCGCGTTCGTCGCCATCGGCGTGTTCGCGCTGATCCACCTGCCCGGCCTGGGCAGTTACCCCGAACGGGTCGAACAGGCCGCGCGCGTGGTGATGCAACCTGGCCTGCCGGCCGGTTTCATCACCCAGACCCTGCTCGCGTTCACCGCGATCGTGTGCCTGCCGCGCCAGTTCCACGTCGCCGTGGTCGAATGCCAGGACCCCAACGACCTGCGTTCGGCGCGCTGGCTGTTCGGCGGCTATCTGATCCTGATCAGCCTGCTGGTGGTGCCGATCACCCTGACCGGCCAGGCCGTGCTCGGCGGAAGCGGCGTATCGCCGGATACCTACGTGCTCGCGCTGCCGTTGCAGTTCGACCAGCGCGCGCTGGCGTTGATGGTTTACATCGGCGGCTTCTCGGCCGCGACCGGCATGGTCATCGTGTCTTCGGTGGCGCTGTCGACCATGGTCAGCAACGACCTGGTCATGCCGTTGTTGCTGCGCACCGGCGCGCTGCACGAAGGCGCGCCGCACCAGAGCCCCGGCATCGATCGCCAGGTGCTGTGGGTGCGCCGGGTCACCATCGTGCTGCTGGCCTTGATGGCCTACACTTATCACCGCGGTTCGCTCGGCGCGAACGGTCTGGCCCAGCACGGCCTGCTCGCGTTCGCCGCGGTCGCGCAGTTCGCGCCAGCGTTGATCGGCGGCCTGTACTGGCGTGGTGCGAGCCGCGCCGGCGCGTTCACTGGCCTGTTCGCCGGCACCGTGGTGTGGACCTACACCCTGCTGCTGCCGGCGCTCGCGCGCGGCGGCTGGATCGCCGATCACTGGCTCGCGACCGGCCCGCTCGGCATCACTTGGCTGCGGCCGGAGCAATTGTTCGGCCTGGTCGGCTGGGACGCGCTGACCCACGGCACGTTCTGGTCGCTGCTGGTGAACATCGGCGCGTTCCTGTTCGTCTCGGTGCGGCAACGCCCGCGCCTGCAGGACCAACTGCTGGCCGCGCCGTTCCTCGACCCCTACGTGCGCCGTCCCGCGCTCGGCCCCGGCGGCTGGGCCGGCAGCGTGCGCGGCGGCGAACTGCTGGCGCTGGCCGAACGCATCGTCGGCGAGCGCCACGCGCGGCGCGCGTTCGAGGACTACGCGCGCCAGCAAGGCCGCGACTGGCAACCCGAGCAACCGGCCGACCGCGCGCTGGCGCAATTCACCGAACGCCTGCTCGCCGCGGCGATCGGCGCGGCGTCCGCGCGCCTGACCCTGACCAGCGCGCTGCGCGGTTCGGGCATGGAACTGGGCGAAGTGGTCGCGCTGCTCGACGAAGCCAACCAGGAACTGCGTTTCAATCGCCAGGTGCTGTCGACCACGCTGGAAAACATCAGCCAGGGCGTCAGCGTGGTCGATCCGGCGATGCGCCTGGTCGCGTGGAACCGCCGCTATCAGGAACTGTTCGATTACCCCGACGGCATGCTCTACGTCGGCCGCCCGGTCAGCGACCTGATCCGCTGGAACGCCGAGCGCGGCGAAATGGGCCCGGGCCCCTACGACGACTACAGCCTCGACGAAACCCGCATCGACGAAATCGTGCGCCGCCGCCTCGCCCATCTGCGCGCGGGCGCGCCGCACGTGTTCGAGCGCGTGCGCGCGAACGGCCAGGTGATCGAGATGGTCGGGCGGCCGCTGATCGGCGGCGGCTATGTGACCAGCTACAGCGACGTCACCGACTACAAGCGCGCCGAACAGGCGCTGCGCGAAGCCAACGAAAACCTCGAGCAACGCGTCGAACAGCGCACCCAGGAAGCCGAATCGGCGCAGCAGTCCAAGACCCGCTTTCTCGCCGCGGTCAGCCACGACGTGCTGCAGCCGCTCAACGCCGCGCGCCTGTTCACCACCGCGCTGCGCGAAAGCGACGATGTCCACGAGCAACGCCGCCTGGCCGAACGCGTCGACGCTTCGTTGCGCGCGGCCGAGGACCTGCTCGACGGCCTGCTCGATATCTCGCGCCTGGACGCCGGCGCGCTGCGCCCGGAACTCGACGACCTGGACGCCGGCGAACTGCTGCGCGAACTCGCCGCGCAATACGCGCCCAGCGCCGCCGGCCGCGGCCTGCACCTGCGCGTGCGGGTGCCGCCGATGCCGCTGTCGATCCGCAGCGACCGCCGCCTGTTGCGCCGCGCGTTGCAGAACTTCCTCGCCAACGCGCTGCGCTACACCCGCGAAGGCGGCGTGCTGATGGCGGCGCGCGCGCGGCCGCAGTCGCGCCAGATCGAATTGCAGGTGTGGGACACCGGCCCGGGCATCCCCGAGCATCACCTGGAACAGATCTTCGACGAGTTCCGCCGCTTCGACCAACCCGGCAGCGGCGGCGAACGCGGCCTCGGCCTGGGCCTGTCGATCTGCCAGCGCATCTCGCGCACCCTGGATCATCCGCTGCGGGTGCGTTCGCAGATCGGCCGCGGCAGCGTGTTCTCGATCGCGGTGCCGCTCGGCGAGGCGCTGCGCGAGCTGCCGCCGCCGGAAGCCGCCTCGCCGACGCTCGGCGATTCGCTGGCCGGGCTGCGCGTGCTGTGCATCGACAACGATCGCGAAATCCTCGACGGCATGCGCGCCCTGCTCGACCGCTGGGGCGCGACCGCGCTACTGGCGGCGACCGTGGACGATGCGCTGGCGCTGCTCGATCAATCGCCCGACGTGGCCCTGGTCGACTACCACCTGCACGACCGTCTCGACGGCCTGGCGACCATCGACGTGCTGCGCGAACGCATCGGCAGCGCATTACCGGCCGCGCTGTTGACCGGCGACGGCAGCGACGCGCTCAAGCATGCCGCGCGCGAGCACGGTTGCCGGGTGTTGACCAAACCGATCAAGCCGGCCTCGCTGCGGGCGTTTCTGGCGGCGCAGCGGTCGAGCCCGCGTGCCTGA
- a CDS encoding J domain-containing protein produces the protein MTSTEVLVIVGGVALGYWLVAVVWPLLSGRDHASPTSADGEQPWHEVLGVPTNADRATIDAAHQSKRAEYLPERIAHLSADARAQAQGRRMQIDRAYAQAMRQFG, from the coding sequence ATGACCTCGACCGAAGTGCTGGTGATCGTCGGCGGCGTGGCACTGGGCTATTGGCTGGTCGCGGTGGTGTGGCCGTTGCTGAGCGGCCGCGACCATGCATCGCCGACGTCGGCCGATGGCGAGCAGCCATGGCACGAAGTGCTCGGCGTGCCCACCAACGCCGACCGCGCGACCATCGACGCCGCGCATCAAAGCAAACGCGCCGAATACCTGCCCGAACGCATCGCCCACCTGAGCGCGGACGCGCGCGCGCAGGCGCAGGGTCGCCGCATGCAGATCGACCGCGCGTATGCGCAGGCGATGCGGCAGTTCGGATAG
- the rpmG gene encoding 50S ribosomal protein L33, whose amino-acid sequence MASKRDKIRLISTANTGHFYTTDKNKKNTPAKMEVKKYDPVVRKHVIYKEGKIK is encoded by the coding sequence ATGGCTTCCAAGCGCGACAAGATCCGCCTGATCTCGACGGCGAACACCGGTCACTTCTACACGACCGACAAGAACAAGAAGAACACCCCGGCGAAGATGGAGGTCAAGAAGTACGACCCCGTCGTCCGCAAGCACGTGATCTACAAGGAAGGCAAGATCAAGTGA
- a CDS encoding lipid-A-disaccharide synthase N-terminal domain-containing protein, with the protein MNFDFMNSPIVWLAWTGLHMSPWKLIGLVGALMFGGRWLVQFIASKRQGKPVIPRAFWYMSLVGSVMTLSYFVFSQKQDSVGVIQNLFPAFTAAYSLYLDIKHRGWHRDRASH; encoded by the coding sequence ATGAACTTCGATTTCATGAATTCGCCGATCGTCTGGCTGGCCTGGACCGGCCTGCACATGTCGCCGTGGAAGCTGATCGGCCTGGTCGGCGCGCTGATGTTCGGCGGCCGCTGGCTGGTCCAGTTCATCGCCAGCAAGCGCCAGGGCAAGCCGGTGATCCCGCGCGCGTTCTGGTACATGAGCCTGGTCGGCAGCGTGATGACCCTGAGCTACTTCGTGTTTTCGCAGAAGCAGGACTCGGTCGGCGTCATCCAGAACCTGTTCCCGGCCTTCACCGCCGCCTACAGCCTGTACCTGGACATCAAGCACCGCGGCTGGCACCGCGACCGCGCCAGTCACTGA
- a CDS encoding trypsin-like serine peptidase, translated as MNHGPSKLLMPALLASALCLALPATAVAQTEPGAPVPLKIADQRSIDLQLGEQPGRVGRAGVDAGRKQVEIRTPDASFIKVHFDHFSLPAGVTLEVASPDGREVYRYSAQQLDPHTVAADLGQDGKTSFSAMSISGPVAVLRLVGTAREPWRAGHGVKVSRYLEGYPEDMLPQLQNEGLLGTPVGGKSICGTDNKQAAACYATSDTQAFNGSKPVARAVMSGGSLCTAWRVSSSNRMFTNNHCISTAAGVTGAEFWFNYQRSTCTGAQATVTKVAGDQMLKTDTTLDYTLFTVKNFANISSFGFLGLDPRAAVANEGIFIAGHPGGRMKELSVADTQNSGGKCRVDAPSVTGNAANSDVGYYCDTEGGSSGSPVLARSSGKVLALHHFGGCFNSGAKISLIWPQVSTYFGGVIP; from the coding sequence ATGAACCATGGACCGTCGAAGTTGTTGATGCCCGCGCTGCTGGCCAGCGCCTTGTGTCTGGCGCTGCCGGCCACCGCCGTCGCGCAGACCGAACCGGGCGCGCCCGTGCCGTTGAAGATCGCCGACCAGCGCAGCATCGATCTGCAACTGGGCGAGCAGCCCGGCCGGGTCGGCCGCGCCGGCGTCGACGCCGGCCGCAAGCAGGTCGAGATCCGCACCCCGGATGCGTCCTTCATCAAGGTGCATTTCGATCATTTCTCACTGCCCGCGGGCGTGACCTTGGAAGTCGCCAGTCCCGACGGCCGCGAGGTCTATCGCTACAGCGCGCAGCAGCTCGATCCGCATACCGTCGCCGCCGATCTCGGCCAGGACGGCAAGACCAGTTTCTCGGCGATGTCGATCTCCGGCCCGGTCGCGGTGCTGCGCCTGGTCGGCACGGCGCGCGAGCCGTGGCGGGCCGGCCATGGGGTGAAGGTGTCGCGTTATCTGGAAGGCTATCCGGAGGACATGCTGCCGCAGTTGCAGAACGAAGGACTGCTGGGCACCCCGGTCGGCGGCAAGTCGATCTGCGGCACCGACAACAAGCAGGCCGCGGCCTGCTATGCGACCAGCGATACGCAGGCGTTCAACGGCTCCAAGCCGGTCGCGCGCGCGGTGATGAGCGGCGGCAGCCTGTGCACCGCATGGCGGGTGAGTTCGAGCAACCGCATGTTCACCAACAACCATTGCATCAGCACCGCCGCGGGCGTGACCGGCGCGGAATTCTGGTTCAACTACCAGCGCAGCACCTGCACCGGCGCGCAGGCGACGGTGACCAAGGTCGCGGGCGACCAGATGCTCAAGACCGACACCACCCTGGACTACACGCTGTTCACGGTGAAGAACTTCGCCAACATTTCCAGCTTCGGTTTTCTCGGCCTGGATCCGCGCGCGGCGGTGGCCAATGAAGGCATCTTCATCGCCGGGCATCCCGGTGGTCGCATGAAGGAGCTCAGCGTCGCCGACACCCAGAACAGCGGCGGCAAATGCCGCGTCGATGCGCCGAGCGTGACCGGCAACGCGGCCAACAGCGATGTGGGCTACTACTGCGACACCGAGGGCGGCAGCTCGGGTTCGCCGGTGCTCGCGCGTTCCAGCGGCAAGGTGCTGGCGCTGCATCACTTCGGCGGCTGCTTCAATTCGGGCGCGAAGATTTCGCTGATCTGGCCGCAGGTGTCGACCTACTTCGGCGGTGTGATTCCCTGA